The sequence TTCGGTGACAGCCTCCCAGCCCTTGCCGCGATGTGATGCCGGGGTGCCCGGCCGCACGGTGAGCACCCTGTTGAGCAGCAGCACGCCTCGCTGCGCCCACACGGACAGATCGCCGTTGGACGGCTTGGGATAGCCCAGATCCGTGGTGTACTCGGTGAAGATGTTCTCCAGACTGCGCGGCAGCGGGCGCACGTGCGGAGCGACCGAGAAGCTCAGACCCACCGCATGACCGGGCGTCGGGTACGGGTCCTGTCCGACGATCAGCACCCGGACCTGGTCAAAGGGAAAGGTGAAGGCGCGCAGTACGTTTTTCCCCTCCGGAAGATAGCGATGCCCGGCCGCGACCTCCTCCCGCAGAAACTGTCCCATCGAAGCGACCTGATCGGTCACCGGCGCCAGCGCACTGGCCCAACCGCTTTCGACAAGTTCAGGAAGTGGACGCGCAGTCATGGTGTCTCAACGTAATGGGGCGCCGGAATCAAACGACTGCCAGCCCGCCTCCCCGTCCCACACCGCCCCGTCGACCAGCACCCGCGCCGGCCCCGCCAGCACCTGCCCAATGGCCCGCCAACCGGAGGGCACCACACCAGAGAACGCGGCGACCAGGGCATGATCTTCTCCCCCGCCCAGCACCCACGACCACGCATCGGCACCGACGGCGGCAGCCGCGGGGGCCACGGCACGGTAATCGGGCTCCAGCGCCGCCGTGGACACTTCCAACGTCACCTGCGACGCGGCGGCCAGGTGCCCCAGATCGGCGATCAGGCCGTCGGAGACATCGGTCATCGCCTGCGCCCCCGCGTCGGCCGCCGCCGTGCCCTGCCCGTACGGCGGCTCCGGGACCAGATGCCGCCGCCTCAGCTCCGCAAATTCCGCTGAGCCCACGCCGTCACTGCACAGCCGCAGCCCCGCCGCCGAGCGGCCCAGCTCCCCGGCCACCGCCAGCGTCGCCCCGGGCCGCGCTCCAGACCGCAGCACCGCCATCCGACCGCCCAGGTCCCCCAGCGCCGTCACCGACACCACCCAGCAGTCGGCCTGGACCAGATCACCACCGGCCACGCCCGCCCCCAGGCGCTCCGCCTCGGCCCACATCCCGTCGGCCAGTGCGGCGGCGTCGGCGGCAGGAGTTCGGGCCGGCGCACCGAAACCGACGACGAACGCGGTGGGGCGCGCACCCATCGCCTCGATATCGGCCGCGTTCTGCGCGATCGCCTTGCGCCCGACCTGCTGTGGGGTTGACCAGTCCAGCCGGAAGTGCCGGCCTTCCACCAGCATGTCGGTGGACACCACGGCTCGGCCGTCGGCGCACTGCACCACCGCCGCATCGTCCCCGGGGCCCAGCTGCGTGGTGGCGGGCTGACGTCGCCCGGCCACCAGCCGGTCGATCATGGGAAACTCTCCAAGCTGACCCAGCGTGGGCTCGTTACCGCGCACAGCCTGGAGTGTAGGTGTGATCAGAACGGTAGGCGGGCCTTGACCAATCCGGAGAACGACGCGGACGGACCGCCGCGACTCGCGCTGATCGTTGCACTGGTGGTCGCCGTCGCGGCGGTATTGGCGGCGCTGACGGTCGCCGCGCTCCACCAGCCGGGCAAGCGACCGGCTGCACCGGTCCCGGTCGCGACAGTGCCGGCCCCGCACGCCGACAGCGCGGACTGCCGTGCCATCCTCGACGCGCTGCCGCCTCAGCTGGGCGACTACCAGCGCGCCGAGCTCGCCGCGCCGGCGCCGCAGGGCGCCGCGGCCTGGACCGCCGACGACGGCGAGGCGGTGGTGCTGCGCTGCGGGCTGGACCGGCCGGCCGACTTCGTGGTGGGCTCACCCATCCAGGTGGTCGATCACGTGCAGTGGTTCGAGGTCCGCGAAGGCGACCGCGCCACCTGGTATGTGGTGGACCGGAAGATCTATCTGGCGCTGACACTGCCGCCGGGGTCAGGGCCCACGCCGATTCAGGAGGTGT is a genomic window of Mycolicibacter heraklionensis containing:
- a CDS encoding uracil-DNA glycosylase, yielding MTARPLPELVESGWASALAPVTDQVASMGQFLREEVAAGHRYLPEGKNVLRAFTFPFDQVRVLIVGQDPYPTPGHAVGLSFSVAPHVRPLPRSLENIFTEYTTDLGYPKPSNGDLSVWAQRGVLLLNRVLTVRPGTPASHRGKGWEAVTECAIRALVARSQPMVAILWGRDAGTLKPMLSDSCVAIESPHPSPLSASRGFFGSRPFSRANELLAQMGAEPIDWRLE
- a CDS encoding thiamine-phosphate kinase — protein: MRGNEPTLGQLGEFPMIDRLVAGRRQPATTQLGPGDDAAVVQCADGRAVVSTDMLVEGRHFRLDWSTPQQVGRKAIAQNAADIEAMGARPTAFVVGFGAPARTPAADAAALADGMWAEAERLGAGVAGGDLVQADCWVVSVTALGDLGGRMAVLRSGARPGATLAVAGELGRSAAGLRLCSDGVGSAEFAELRRRHLVPEPPYGQGTAAADAGAQAMTDVSDGLIADLGHLAAASQVTLEVSTAALEPDYRAVAPAAAAVGADAWSWVLGGGEDHALVAAFSGVVPSGWRAIGQVLAGPARVLVDGAVWDGEAGWQSFDSGAPLR
- a CDS encoding DUF3515 domain-containing protein, which codes for MTNPENDADGPPRLALIVALVVAVAAVLAALTVAALHQPGKRPAAPVPVATVPAPHADSADCRAILDALPPQLGDYQRAELAAPAPQGAAAWTADDGEAVVLRCGLDRPADFVVGSPIQVVDHVQWFEVREGDRATWYVVDRKIYLALTLPPGSGPTPIQEVSDLIAETVDAVPIRPGPPA